A genome region from Candidatus Aminicenantes bacterium includes the following:
- a CDS encoding methyltransferase translates to MTRRERVLAAIDHREADRVPMDLAAMRSTGITAAAYGKLKRHLGIEAGHTDVYDVVQQLAQPEQAVLDYWDADVVDLGRVFLTEDADWKPFTLPDGQSARIPSFMPVAPDGEGGWLAKAADGLTIGAMPRGAYYLSQKRFPLRDWDGADLSVLDRLPELMDQVTWSALPCAPYHAPLTPAHLAEITRGARVLRETTDYAVMIAFGGNLLEWGQYLCSMDQFLVDLIESPAKAEALLDALTEMHLANLDKILPAVDGLVDIIQMGDDFGTQNALQISPRLYRRVFKPRQKILYDKIRRESGLRLFLHSCGSIVDILPDLIEIGVEIVNPVQTSARGMDPAGLKREFGRDLVFWGGGCDTQRVLSEGTPDEIRDHVEERIQILSPGGGFVFNQIHNIMPHVPPANIAAMVGAARDFR, encoded by the coding sequence ATGACCCGCCGCGAACGAGTCCTCGCCGCGATCGACCACCGCGAGGCCGACCGCGTCCCCATGGACTTGGCGGCTATGCGCTCGACGGGGATCACGGCCGCGGCCTACGGCAAGCTCAAGCGCCACCTGGGAATCGAAGCGGGACACACGGACGTCTATGACGTCGTCCAGCAATTGGCCCAGCCCGAACAGGCCGTCCTCGATTACTGGGATGCCGACGTCGTCGACCTGGGCCGCGTCTTCCTGACCGAAGACGCCGACTGGAAGCCGTTCACGCTGCCCGACGGCCAGTCCGCCCGTATCCCTTCGTTCATGCCGGTCGCGCCGGACGGCGAGGGCGGCTGGCTGGCCAAAGCGGCGGATGGGCTGACGATCGGGGCCATGCCGCGCGGTGCGTACTACCTAAGCCAAAAGCGTTTCCCCCTGCGCGACTGGGACGGCGCCGACCTCTCCGTCCTTGACCGCTTGCCGGAGCTCATGGACCAGGTCACCTGGTCGGCCCTGCCCTGCGCTCCCTACCACGCGCCTCTGACGCCGGCCCACCTGGCCGAGATCACCCGGGGGGCCCGCGTTCTGCGCGAGACGACGGACTATGCCGTCATGATCGCTTTCGGGGGAAATCTCCTCGAATGGGGCCAGTATCTATGCTCCATGGACCAGTTCCTGGTCGACCTGATCGAGAGCCCGGCCAAGGCGGAGGCGCTTCTCGACGCGCTGACCGAGATGCACCTGGCCAACTTGGACAAGATCCTGCCGGCCGTCGACGGCCTGGTCGACATCATCCAGATGGGCGACGACTTCGGCACCCAGAACGCCCTCCAGATCTCGCCTCGCCTCTACCGCCGGGTCTTCAAGCCGCGCCAGAAGATCCTCTACGACAAGATCCGGCGCGAGTCCGGCCTGCGGCTGTTCCTTCACTCCTGCGGCTCGATCGTCGACATCCTACCCGACCTGATCGAGATCGGCGTCGAGATCGTGAACCCGGTCCAGACGAGCGCCCGCGGCATGGATCCGGCGGGGCTCAAGCGCGAGTTCGGCCGCGACCTCGTCTTCTGGGGCGGCGGCTGCGATACCCAACGCGTCCTGTCCGAAGGGACGCCGGACGAAATCCGGGATCACGTTGAAGAGCGAATCCAGATTTTATCGCCGGGCGGCGGCTTCGTCTTCAATCAGATCCACAACATCATGCCGCACGTGCCACCCGCCAACATCGCGGCCATGGTCGGGGCCGCGCGCGACTTTCGCTGA
- a CDS encoding thioredoxin family protein — MKKIIAAFVIMLFTAALSASAFGQVASIPATKTGAAQQAAPQAAPIAPEGPIYDEKADAKADIAAALARAAKENRRVLIQWGGNWCGWCRLLHKLFNENQAIAKVLLYEYDVVMVDIGNFNKNLDVADRYNKAYTEGFKSAGVPYLTVLDGAGNVVANQDTNSLEAGQGHDPKKVVDFLVKNKAAYLDASVLLAKGLAEAKASGRRVFMHFGAPWCGWCKKLEAWMAQPEIAALLKKDFVDLKIDQDRTNGGLVMKRDYPGAEKSGIPWFAALDLDGKVVATSTDSGANTGFPANAGEIAAFGGFLEKSAKRLTAADIQTLLASLTAAGK; from the coding sequence ATGAAGAAAATAATCGCCGCCTTCGTGATCATGCTGTTTACAGCCGCCCTTTCGGCGTCGGCCTTCGGCCAAGTCGCCTCGATTCCCGCCACTAAGACGGGTGCGGCGCAACAAGCCGCGCCCCAAGCCGCCCCCATAGCGCCCGAGGGACCGATCTATGACGAGAAGGCCGACGCCAAGGCCGATATCGCCGCCGCCCTGGCCCGCGCGGCCAAGGAAAACCGCCGGGTTCTGATCCAATGGGGAGGCAATTGGTGCGGCTGGTGCCGCCTGCTCCACAAGCTGTTCAACGAAAACCAGGCTATTGCCAAGGTGCTTCTCTACGAATACGACGTCGTGATGGTCGATATCGGCAACTTCAACAAGAACCTGGACGTGGCCGACCGGTACAACAAAGCCTATACCGAAGGCTTCAAGAGCGCCGGCGTTCCTTATTTGACCGTCCTCGACGGCGCCGGCAACGTGGTCGCCAACCAGGACACGAACAGCCTCGAAGCGGGCCAGGGGCACGATCCCAAAAAGGTCGTCGATTTTCTGGTCAAGAACAAGGCCGCCTACCTCGACGCCTCCGTCCTCCTGGCCAAGGGACTGGCCGAGGCCAAGGCCTCGGGCCGCCGCGTCTTCATGCACTTCGGCGCCCCCTGGTGCGGCTGGTGCAAGAAGCTCGAAGCCTGGATGGCCCAGCCCGAAATCGCCGCCCTGCTCAAGAAGGATTTTGTCGACCTCAAGATCGACCAGGACCGGACCAACGGCGGCCTGGTCATGAAGAGAGACTACCCCGGCGCCGAGAAGTCGGGCATCCCCTGGTTCGCCGCCCTGGACCTGGACGGGAAAGTCGTCGCCACGAGCACCGACTCCGGCGCCAACACGGGCTTCCCGGCCAACGCGGGCGAGATCGCGGCTTTCGGCGGGTTCCTGGAAAAGAGCGCCAAGCGTCTAACCGCGGCCGATATCCAAACCCTGCTGGCCTCGCTGACGGCGGCCGGCAAGTGA
- a CDS encoding ribbon-helix-helix domain-containing protein, producing MPSRKIAITIEAGVLHEVDRLVLEKVFPNRSRAIQRAVEESLEKFGKRRLQRECRKLDPHEERAAAEEGLSEDFKAWPEY from the coding sequence ATGCCGAGCCGCAAAATCGCCATCACGATCGAGGCGGGAGTCCTCCATGAGGTGGATCGCTTAGTGCTGGAAAAAGTATTCCCCAACCGCAGCCGGGCCATTCAACGGGCCGTCGAAGAAAGTCTGGAAAAGTTCGGCAAGCGCCGGCTGCAGCGCGAGTGCCGTAAGCTCGATCCGCACGAAGAGCGGGCGGCGGCCGAGGAAGGCTTGTCGGAGGACTTCAAGGCATGGCCCGAATATTGA
- a CDS encoding type II toxin-antitoxin system PemK/MazF family toxin, translated as MARILRGEIRWADLNPVRGHEQGGARPVLILSQDVFNDHSGTVIAVAITSREQRAGFPLTLRLKDGLLPKPSWVKISQVRTLSSDRIGGRLAVVEPEVLDQVVAGLDEIIGR; from the coding sequence ATGGCCCGAATATTGAGGGGAGAGATCCGCTGGGCCGATCTAAATCCGGTCCGCGGGCATGAACAAGGCGGCGCCCGTCCCGTGCTGATCCTAAGCCAGGATGTTTTCAACGATCATTCGGGCACGGTCATCGCGGTCGCGATCACCAGCCGAGAACAACGGGCGGGCTTTCCCCTGACGCTCCGCTTAAAGGACGGGCTCCTGCCGAAGCCGTCATGGGTCAAGATCAGCCAGGTCCGGACGCTCTCCTCCGACCGGATCGGCGGCCGCCTGGCCGTAGTCGAGCCCGAGGTCTTGGACCAGGTCGTTGCCGGCCTAGACGAAATCATCGGCCGGTAA